Proteins co-encoded in one Actinopolymorpha sp. NPDC004070 genomic window:
- a CDS encoding glycosyltransferase family 4 protein, whose amino-acid sequence MPLQPHLHQRPLKVAVLGPVAWRTPPRHYGPWELVTSLLTEGLVARGLDVTLFATLDSQTTATLDGICPNGYAEDPGLDGRVWEAMHIAYALERSGEFDLVHSHLDWLPLAFSAHCRAPLLTTVHGFSGRGILPAYARARSSYVSISDADRAPELDYVATIHHGINLTELPYSPDGGTGLVAFGRIHPDKGTAEAIDVARRADLPLTICGIVQDESYFIERVRPHIDGDRVRYLGSVGPKDRAEILGNSLALLHPISFDEPFGLSVVEAMACGTPVVAFRRGSMPEVVDDGVTGFLVHTVEEAVRAVGVVGALDRAACRKHVEERFGVDRMVDEYVRVYRDIASTELSPW is encoded by the coding sequence ATGCCTCTTCAGCCTCACCTTCACCAGCGCCCGTTGAAGGTCGCCGTTCTCGGCCCGGTGGCATGGCGGACACCGCCGCGTCATTACGGTCCCTGGGAACTCGTCACCAGCCTGCTCACCGAGGGGCTGGTCGCCCGCGGGCTCGACGTCACGTTGTTCGCCACCCTCGACTCGCAGACCACCGCCACGCTGGACGGGATCTGCCCGAACGGGTACGCGGAGGACCCCGGGCTCGACGGCCGGGTGTGGGAGGCGATGCACATCGCGTACGCCCTCGAACGCTCGGGAGAGTTCGACCTCGTGCACAGCCACCTGGACTGGCTGCCGCTGGCGTTCTCCGCCCACTGCCGGGCGCCGCTGCTCACCACCGTGCACGGCTTCTCCGGCCGCGGCATCCTGCCCGCCTACGCCCGTGCCCGGTCGTCGTACGTCTCGATCTCCGACGCCGACCGCGCGCCCGAGCTCGACTACGTGGCCACCATCCACCACGGCATCAACCTGACCGAACTCCCGTACTCACCCGACGGTGGCACCGGCCTGGTCGCGTTCGGCCGGATCCATCCGGACAAGGGAACCGCCGAGGCGATCGACGTCGCTCGCCGCGCCGACCTGCCGTTGACGATCTGCGGGATTGTTCAGGATGAGAGTTATTTCATCGAACGCGTCCGTCCGCACATCGACGGCGACCGGGTGCGCTACCTCGGTTCGGTGGGACCGAAGGACCGGGCGGAGATCCTCGGCAACAGCCTCGCGCTGCTGCATCCGATCTCCTTCGACGAGCCGTTCGGACTGTCGGTCGTGGAGGCGATGGCCTGCGGAACTCCCGTGGTGGCGTTCCGCCGGGGCTCGATGCCGGAGGTCGTCGACGACGGGGTGACCGGCTTTCTGGTGCACACCGTCGAGGAGGCCGTCCGGGCGGTGGGCGTGGTCGGCGCGCTGGACCGGGCGGCCTGCCGTAAACATGTGGAAGAACGCTTCGGAGTGGACCGGATGGTCGACGAATACGTGCGTGTCTACCGCGATATCGCCTCAACCGAGTTGAGCCCTTGGTAA
- a CDS encoding DinB family protein has protein sequence MTASTTSQPSASSSASTSASDAVSAAAAAASAASAASVTGERADLLAALAQARHFLRYTTRDLTDEQAATRTTASVLCLGGLIKHVASSEANWTRFIVEGPASMQYSEEVIAQWSEEFRMQPGETLAGVLDHYAEIARRTDELIATLPDLDASHPLPEAPWFAPGARWSARRALLAIVAETTQHAGHADIIRESLDGAKSMG, from the coding sequence ATGACCGCCTCGACCACCAGCCAGCCCTCCGCCTCCAGCTCCGCCTCCACCTCTGCCTCCGACGCTGTATCCGCCGCTGCGGCAGCCGCCTCCGCCGCCTCCGCCGCGTCCGTCACCGGCGAGCGGGCCGACCTGCTGGCCGCCCTGGCCCAGGCCCGGCACTTCCTGCGCTACACCACCCGCGACCTCACCGACGAGCAGGCAGCCACGCGGACCACCGCGAGCGTGCTGTGCCTCGGCGGCCTGATCAAGCACGTGGCCTCGTCGGAGGCGAACTGGACACGGTTCATCGTCGAGGGTCCGGCGAGCATGCAGTACAGCGAGGAGGTCATCGCGCAGTGGTCTGAGGAGTTCCGGATGCAGCCCGGTGAGACGCTGGCCGGCGTGCTCGACCACTACGCGGAGATCGCCCGTCGTACCGACGAACTGATCGCGACACTGCCGGACCTGGACGCCTCGCACCCACTGCCGGAGGCGCCGTGGTTCGCGCCGGGCGCCCGGTGGTCCGCACGTAGGGCGCTGCTCGCCATCGTCGCCGAGACGACCCAGCACGCGGGACACGCCGACATCATCCGGGAGTCCCTGGACGGCGCGAAGAGCATGGGCTGA
- a CDS encoding aldolase/citrate lyase family protein yields the protein MNQSEHTQQHETGAQSETGVHRAVRAGELVVGTFVFEFATAGIGRLAAGAGASFVIYDTEHTGWTWETIGRLVATTRGTGADSYVRVPTTDRSEISRALDVGARGVMVPMVESADQASTIVAWAKYPPVGQRGAAFGLAHDDYVRGDGAAYMRRSNADNLVLTQIETAAGLAAVEEIAAVEGVDVLWVGQYDLTTSMGIPGEFGHPDYLAALDRVAAAARNHGKVAGFMAGSPAEAAMLAERGFSMFAYSGDLWIYQDALRAGIRELRETAQARLAGGTRDGETATREAP from the coding sequence TTGAACCAGTCCGAGCACACCCAGCAGCATGAGACCGGGGCGCAGTCCGAGACCGGCGTGCACCGGGCGGTCCGCGCGGGGGAACTCGTGGTGGGCACCTTCGTGTTCGAGTTCGCCACTGCGGGCATCGGGCGGCTGGCGGCCGGCGCCGGCGCGTCGTTCGTCATCTACGACACCGAGCACACCGGGTGGACCTGGGAGACCATCGGCAGGCTGGTGGCCACGACGCGGGGCACCGGCGCCGACAGCTACGTCCGGGTGCCCACCACCGACCGGTCGGAGATCTCCCGGGCGCTGGACGTCGGCGCCCGGGGCGTGATGGTCCCGATGGTGGAGTCCGCCGACCAGGCGAGCACCATCGTGGCCTGGGCGAAGTACCCCCCGGTGGGGCAGCGCGGTGCGGCGTTCGGCCTGGCCCACGACGACTACGTACGCGGTGACGGCGCCGCCTACATGCGCCGGTCCAACGCCGACAACCTCGTGTTGACACAGATCGAGACCGCCGCCGGTCTGGCGGCCGTGGAGGAGATCGCCGCCGTCGAGGGCGTGGACGTCCTGTGGGTCGGGCAGTACGACCTGACCACCAGCATGGGCATCCCGGGGGAGTTCGGTCACCCCGACTACCTGGCGGCTCTGGATCGCGTCGCCGCGGCGGCCCGCAACCACGGCAAGGTGGCGGGCTTCATGGCCGGAAGCCCTGCCGAGGCGGCGATGCTGGCCGAACGCGGCTTCTCGATGTTCGCCTACAGCGGTGACCTGTGGATCTACCAGGATGCGCTCCGGGCCGGAATCCGCGAGCTGCGAGAGACGGCGCAAGCGCGGCTTGCGGGCGGGACTCGCGACGGCGAGACAGCCACCAGGGAAGCACCGTGA
- a CDS encoding beta-galactosidase produces MAQDDGHVDVNFGQVLYGADYNPEQWPDDVWDEDVRLMREAHVTTVSVPVFGWVSLQPDEETFTFEWLDRVLDKLDAQGVRANLATATASVPAWVTRRYPDVLVMDEDGVRRRHGNRHTFCPSSPNFRRLSTALVREIATRYADHPALQLWHIGNEYGTLCYCGLCAEAFRAWLRERHGSLDQLNHNWNTAFWGHTFTDWSQVEPPVSKGERAVQALRIDWHRFASDALLNCLRAEVAVIREVTPDVPVTTNLMGAFFPLDYHRWARELDIVSWDNYPRPNDPPETVAFNHALMRGLREGQPFLLMEQSPSQQNWQPYNWIKPPGLLRLQSYQAVAQGADSVMYFQWRRSRGGIEKLHGAVVEHHGRSDARVFREVAEIGRELEALGTRTTGGRVAARAAVLFDWPTWWSLRFSSGPSVDLDYLEQCRSAYTALHQLGVQADVLAPDADLSAYDLIVAPVLTMVEEPVATAIADRVRAGATFVATAFTGLVDEHELVHPGGAPGPLRDVLGLTVEETDALPPDRTNAVRLGADVETLPAGTELPAGILCERVFLEGAKPVGEYTRDFYAGEPALTRNSYGQGQAYYLPTLLTGDGLRRLLTALCTEVGIGSPLAGGAPPPAGVEVTRRVGPSGEGVLYLLNHGATAGNVRLRPGVHTDLLTGRTYEGEVPVPHRGVLILAEPTG; encoded by the coding sequence ATGGCGCAGGACGACGGCCACGTGGACGTGAACTTCGGTCAGGTCCTCTACGGCGCCGACTACAACCCCGAGCAGTGGCCGGACGACGTCTGGGACGAGGACGTCCGGCTGATGCGAGAGGCACACGTCACCACGGTGAGCGTGCCGGTCTTCGGCTGGGTGTCGCTGCAGCCGGACGAGGAGACGTTCACCTTCGAGTGGCTGGACCGCGTGCTGGACAAGCTCGATGCGCAGGGAGTGCGGGCCAATCTCGCCACCGCGACCGCGTCGGTCCCGGCCTGGGTGACCCGCCGCTACCCCGACGTGCTGGTCATGGACGAGGACGGCGTCCGCCGTCGGCACGGCAACCGGCACACGTTCTGCCCGTCCTCGCCGAACTTCCGCCGGTTGTCCACTGCTCTCGTCCGCGAGATCGCCACGCGGTACGCCGACCACCCGGCCCTGCAGCTGTGGCACATCGGCAACGAGTACGGCACGTTGTGCTACTGCGGCCTGTGCGCGGAAGCCTTCCGCGCATGGCTGCGCGAGCGGCACGGCAGTCTCGACCAGCTCAACCACAACTGGAACACCGCTTTCTGGGGGCACACCTTCACCGACTGGTCGCAGGTCGAACCCCCTGTCAGCAAGGGCGAACGCGCCGTTCAGGCGTTGCGCATCGACTGGCACCGGTTCGCCTCGGACGCTCTGCTGAACTGCCTGCGCGCCGAGGTCGCGGTGATCCGTGAGGTGACTCCGGACGTTCCGGTGACCACCAACCTGATGGGTGCGTTCTTCCCGCTCGACTACCACCGCTGGGCGCGCGAGCTCGACATCGTGTCGTGGGACAACTACCCGCGCCCGAACGACCCGCCGGAGACGGTGGCGTTCAACCACGCGCTGATGCGCGGCCTGCGGGAGGGGCAGCCGTTCCTGTTGATGGAGCAGAGCCCGTCCCAGCAGAACTGGCAGCCCTACAACTGGATCAAGCCGCCGGGCCTGCTGCGGCTGCAGTCCTACCAGGCGGTCGCCCAGGGCGCGGACTCGGTGATGTACTTCCAGTGGCGGCGTTCCCGCGGCGGCATCGAGAAGCTGCACGGCGCCGTGGTCGAGCACCACGGCCGCTCCGACGCCCGGGTCTTCCGCGAGGTGGCCGAGATCGGCCGGGAGCTGGAGGCCCTCGGCACTCGCACGACCGGCGGGCGGGTCGCCGCCCGGGCCGCGGTGCTGTTCGACTGGCCGACCTGGTGGAGTCTGCGGTTCTCCAGCGGCCCGAGCGTCGACCTGGACTACCTCGAGCAGTGCCGGTCGGCCTACACCGCCCTGCACCAGCTCGGCGTGCAGGCCGACGTGCTCGCACCGGACGCCGACCTCTCGGCGTACGACCTGATCGTGGCGCCGGTGCTCACCATGGTCGAGGAGCCGGTCGCCACCGCGATCGCCGACCGGGTACGCGCCGGGGCGACCTTCGTGGCCACGGCGTTCACCGGGCTGGTCGACGAGCACGAGCTCGTTCACCCCGGCGGCGCGCCCGGTCCGCTACGGGACGTTCTCGGACTGACCGTGGAGGAGACCGACGCGCTCCCGCCGGACCGGACGAACGCGGTCCGGCTCGGCGCCGATGTGGAAACGTTGCCGGCCGGCACCGAGCTACCCGCCGGGATCCTGTGCGAGCGGGTGTTCCTGGAGGGCGCGAAACCGGTCGGGGAGTACACCCGCGACTTCTACGCCGGCGAGCCCGCTCTCACCCGCAACTCCTACGGCCAGGGCCAGGCGTACTACCTGCCCACGCTGCTCACCGGCGACGGCCTGCGGCGTCTCCTCACCGCGCTGTGCACCGAGGTCGGTATCGGCTCCCCACTCGCCGGCGGCGCCCCGCCACCGGCCGGGGTGGAGGTGACCCGCCGGGTCGGTCCGTCCGGAGAGGGTGTGCTCTACCTGCTCAACCACGGCGCGACCGCCGGCAACGTGCGGTTGCGTCCGGGCGTGCACACCGATCTGCTCACCGGGCGGACGTACGAGGGTGAGGTGCCGGTGCCACACCGTGGCGTGCTGATCCTGGCCGAGCCGACCGGCTGA
- a CDS encoding enolase C-terminal domain-like protein, whose protein sequence is MRITDVRVAEAPIGSGFSNAVIDFSSMTVSVVAVETDRVVDGERVVGYGFNSNGRYAQTGILTGRLLPRLRACLPERLVDAGTGLLDPAAANAVMRTNEKPGGHGDRAVAVGILDMALWDAAAKAAGQPLHRLLRSRYGLPTPEDDSVWVYAAGGYYYPDGTVGSLREEIRRYLELGYRDVKIKIGGASLAEDVERVEAVLDLLPDGCRLAVDANGRFDLPTALAYAEALSAYDLNWYEEPLDPLDYLGHAVLAEAYPGSLATGENLFAVPEVRNLARHAGLRADRDVLQMDPSLSYGVPEYAAMLSCLDGAGWPPTRCVPHGGHLYNLAVAAAFGLGGCESYPRVFEPFGGFADDAPVAGGRVRPSDRPGVGIEGKADLHRLVRELFD, encoded by the coding sequence GTGAGGATCACCGACGTCCGGGTCGCCGAGGCACCGATCGGTTCCGGCTTCTCCAACGCCGTCATCGACTTCTCCTCGATGACCGTCTCGGTGGTGGCCGTGGAAACCGACCGGGTGGTCGACGGCGAACGCGTGGTCGGCTACGGATTCAACTCCAACGGCCGTTACGCCCAGACCGGCATCCTCACCGGGCGGTTGCTTCCGCGCCTGCGCGCGTGCCTACCCGAGCGGCTGGTCGACGCCGGCACCGGGCTGCTGGACCCAGCCGCCGCGAACGCGGTGATGCGGACGAACGAGAAGCCCGGCGGGCACGGTGACCGGGCCGTCGCGGTCGGCATCTTGGACATGGCGCTGTGGGACGCCGCGGCGAAGGCGGCCGGTCAGCCGCTGCACCGGTTGCTGCGGAGCCGCTACGGCCTGCCCACTCCGGAGGACGATTCGGTCTGGGTCTATGCCGCCGGCGGCTACTACTACCCCGACGGCACGGTCGGCTCCCTCCGGGAGGAGATCCGGCGCTACCTCGAGCTCGGCTACCGCGACGTCAAGATCAAGATCGGCGGTGCCTCGCTCGCCGAAGACGTCGAACGTGTCGAGGCGGTGCTCGACCTGCTGCCCGACGGTTGCCGGCTGGCCGTGGACGCCAACGGGAGGTTCGACCTGCCGACGGCGCTGGCCTACGCCGAGGCGCTGTCGGCGTACGACCTGAACTGGTACGAGGAGCCGCTGGACCCCTTGGACTACCTCGGCCACGCCGTGCTCGCCGAGGCCTACCCGGGCTCGCTGGCCACCGGCGAGAACCTCTTCGCGGTGCCGGAGGTCCGCAACCTCGCCCGCCACGCCGGCCTGCGCGCCGACCGTGACGTGCTGCAGATGGACCCGTCGCTGAGCTACGGCGTACCGGAGTACGCCGCGATGCTCTCCTGTCTGGACGGTGCCGGGTGGCCGCCGACGCGCTGCGTGCCGCACGGCGGCCACCTGTACAACCTCGCCGTGGCGGCGGCCTTCGGCCTCGGCGGGTGCGAGTCGTACCCGCGGGTCTTCGAGCCGTTCGGCGGCTTCGCCGACGACGCGCCGGTTGCCGGCGGCCGGGTCCGGCCGAGCGACCGCCCGGGCGTGGGCATCGAGGGCAAGGCCGACCTGCACCGTCTGGTGCGCGAGTTGTTCGACTGA
- a CDS encoding glycosyltransferase, which translates to MRVLTEGDDRRASPGVVHTWSAAHATGWLGAASALNQFDVAVIQHEYGIYPGPDGQDVLPLLRRLRVPSIVVLHSVLTNPSFRQRILLEQIGSMADAVVTMTQAARDRLVAGYAVDPAKVTVIPHGAPEYVTRPTEARTAPHLLTWGLIGPGKGIEWALQALPHLRDLDPRPTYTVAGRTHPKILERDGEAYRRGLQRLGEELGVADTVTFDAVYRDTESLNRLIRSADVVVLPYDSREQVTSGVLIEAVAAGIPVVATSFPHAVELLADGAGLVVPHQDPVALAAAVRRILTEPGLAGGMVGASTTSTLSWPAVAERYDTLANRLLAARRYTAAALPS; encoded by the coding sequence GTGCGGGTTCTCACGGAGGGTGACGATCGTCGCGCCTCGCCGGGTGTCGTACACACCTGGTCGGCCGCCCACGCCACCGGCTGGCTGGGTGCTGCCTCGGCACTGAACCAGTTCGACGTGGCGGTGATCCAGCACGAGTACGGCATCTACCCCGGCCCCGACGGCCAGGACGTTCTGCCGCTGCTGCGACGACTGCGGGTTCCGAGCATCGTGGTGCTGCACAGCGTCCTGACCAACCCGAGCTTCCGGCAGCGGATCCTGCTCGAGCAGATCGGTTCGATGGCCGACGCGGTGGTCACCATGACGCAGGCCGCACGCGACCGCCTGGTGGCGGGGTACGCCGTGGACCCGGCGAAGGTGACGGTCATCCCGCACGGCGCGCCCGAGTACGTCACCCGGCCGACCGAGGCCCGGACGGCACCACACCTGCTCACCTGGGGCCTCATCGGGCCCGGCAAGGGCATCGAGTGGGCGTTGCAAGCGCTGCCACACCTGCGCGACCTCGACCCGCGGCCGACCTACACCGTGGCCGGCCGCACCCACCCGAAGATCCTGGAACGCGACGGCGAGGCCTACCGCCGCGGCCTGCAGCGGCTGGGCGAGGAGCTCGGCGTGGCCGACACCGTCACTTTCGACGCGGTCTACCGCGACACCGAGTCGCTGAACCGGCTGATCCGGTCCGCCGACGTGGTGGTGCTGCCCTACGACTCCCGCGAGCAGGTCACCTCCGGCGTACTCATCGAGGCGGTCGCGGCGGGCATCCCCGTGGTGGCGACGAGCTTCCCGCACGCGGTGGAACTGCTCGCCGACGGCGCCGGCCTGGTGGTTCCGCACCAGGACCCCGTGGCCCTGGCGGCGGCCGTCCGGCGGATCCTCACCGAGCCCGGACTGGCCGGCGGGATGGTCGGCGCGAGCACCACCTCGACGCTGAGCTGGCCGGCGGTGGCCGAACGGTACGACACCCTGGCCAACCGTCTCCTGGCCGCGCGGCGTTACACCGCGGCGGCGCTGCCGTCGTGA
- a CDS encoding nucleotidyltransferase domain-containing protein, with amino-acid sequence MPEIVWTAPRGEWEAAFVNVREAMARREQERTRLTDRLTRLLADDQRVLAGWLHGSVGRGEADGLSDLDVTVVVADDAMVATTGGPGRPTTYEQVRTSPRGRFVAGLGQPTLLTEAPQNAPAGGAFLSSFFSGEYGPHGIDGEWIPRSTAAQPENTLLLLDRRGTTAPESPSRSERGSHELTPGPAPRSPLETAVAEYCSFWAMLMWAGKYAARADPDGCATLLAYAVRSLDVVTRFAGVTPPTAPSATTGLSAAAVGERLRAQARSLWLLADRMDALAPRLDERDVVLPEDVSSAVRRYLRLVEELVGAGGGDGR; translated from the coding sequence ATGCCCGAGATCGTGTGGACCGCACCGCGAGGAGAGTGGGAGGCTGCGTTCGTGAACGTACGCGAGGCAATGGCTCGGCGCGAGCAGGAGCGGACGCGGCTGACGGACCGGTTGACCCGGCTCCTGGCCGACGACCAGCGGGTGCTCGCCGGTTGGCTGCACGGCTCCGTCGGGCGTGGCGAGGCCGACGGGCTGAGCGATCTGGACGTCACCGTCGTGGTGGCCGACGATGCGATGGTGGCGACCACCGGAGGTCCCGGCCGGCCCACGACCTACGAGCAGGTGCGAACCTCCCCGCGTGGCCGGTTCGTGGCCGGCCTGGGACAGCCAACGCTGCTGACCGAGGCGCCGCAGAACGCGCCGGCCGGCGGTGCGTTCCTGTCGTCGTTCTTCTCCGGGGAGTACGGCCCGCACGGAATCGACGGGGAATGGATTCCCCGGTCCACCGCGGCACAGCCGGAGAACACGCTGCTCCTGCTCGACCGGCGCGGCACGACGGCGCCGGAGTCCCCGAGCCGGTCGGAACGCGGCTCCCACGAGCTGACCCCAGGACCGGCGCCACGGTCGCCCCTGGAGACGGCGGTCGCGGAGTACTGCTCGTTCTGGGCGATGCTGATGTGGGCCGGCAAGTACGCCGCACGCGCCGATCCGGACGGCTGCGCGACCCTGCTGGCGTACGCCGTTCGGTCGCTGGACGTGGTGACCCGGTTCGCCGGTGTCACGCCGCCCACCGCGCCCAGCGCCACCACCGGCCTCTCCGCGGCCGCGGTCGGCGAGCGGCTTCGGGCACAGGCCAGGTCACTGTGGCTGCTCGCCGACCGGATGGACGCACTCGCCCCGCGCCTGGACGAGCGTGACGTGGTTCTTCCCGAGGACGTGAGCTCGGCCGTCCGGCGGTACCTCCGTCTGGTCGAGGAGCTGGTCGGGGCGGGTGGTGGAGACGGCAGGTGA
- a CDS encoding NAD(P)-dependent oxidoreductase: MAFRVGITRDFRAPDGSIGWGDIGLSALEQVPGVEWEFLPTETDGLDELPAEVVAAYDALLVLTPRVTAASLTGANRLRIVARFGVGYDNVDVAACTDAGVVVTITPDGVRRPVAVSALTLLLALTHRVRVKDQLVRTGRWEDKLDHLGVGVTGRTLGVVGWGNIGQEVSRVCSPLGMRRLAADPYADAAAAVRAGVELVDLDELLDHSDFVILTCALTQHTRGLIDAERLARMKPSAFLVNVARGPVVDQPALTRALAERRIAGAALDVFDPEPPSPDDALLALDNVLLAPHAIAWTDELALGNGRSAVQAILDVAAGRRPTYVVNPQAWAPPAPSEGAGR; this comes from the coding sequence ATGGCGTTCCGGGTCGGAATCACCCGCGACTTCCGCGCACCCGACGGGAGCATCGGCTGGGGTGACATCGGGCTGTCGGCGCTGGAACAGGTGCCCGGCGTGGAGTGGGAGTTCCTGCCCACCGAGACCGACGGGCTCGACGAACTCCCGGCCGAGGTGGTGGCGGCGTACGACGCCCTGCTGGTCCTCACCCCGCGGGTGACCGCCGCGTCGTTGACCGGCGCAAACCGGCTGCGGATCGTGGCGCGGTTCGGTGTCGGCTACGACAACGTGGACGTGGCCGCGTGCACCGACGCAGGCGTCGTGGTCACCATCACCCCTGACGGAGTACGCCGTCCGGTGGCGGTCTCCGCGCTCACTCTCCTGCTGGCGTTGACGCATCGGGTCCGGGTAAAAGACCAACTGGTGCGCACGGGGCGCTGGGAGGACAAGCTCGACCACCTCGGGGTCGGCGTCACCGGCCGCACCCTCGGCGTCGTCGGCTGGGGCAACATCGGCCAGGAGGTGTCCCGGGTCTGCTCCCCGCTGGGCATGCGCCGACTCGCGGCCGACCCGTACGCCGACGCGGCGGCAGCGGTTCGGGCCGGCGTCGAACTCGTCGACCTGGACGAGCTTCTGGACCACTCCGACTTCGTGATCCTCACCTGCGCCCTGACGCAGCACACGCGCGGCCTGATCGACGCCGAACGCCTGGCGAGGATGAAGCCGTCGGCGTTCCTGGTCAACGTCGCTCGCGGGCCGGTCGTCGACCAGCCGGCGTTGACGCGGGCGCTCGCGGAGCGGCGGATCGCCGGCGCCGCCCTGGACGTGTTCGACCCCGAGCCACCCTCGCCCGACGACGCGCTGCTCGCGCTGGACAACGTCCTGCTGGCTCCGCACGCGATCGCCTGGACCGACGAGCTCGCGCTCGGCAACGGCCGCAGCGCGGTGCAGGCGATCCTCGACGTGGCAGCCGGTCGCCGTCCCACCTACGTGGTCAACCCGCAGGCGTGGGCGCCGCCCGCCCCGAGCGAAGGAGCCGGCCGTTGA